The DNA sequence tttagaaaaaaatatagtatttttcaaaatcattaaaaaaatggtataattttaaaaggtaaatatttttttttgggccctaggcacaggcgtagcccgcctatgcccagggccgggcctGGTCTCAATTACTAAACTGCAATCAGTCTCAATGATCACATTCGACTTATTCTTCTGCTTGATCCAACTTAGTGTCTCCATGACGCTCAAAATTTCTGCAACAGTAGGTTGACAGCTTGTGGTATAAACCGTTGAAAAAGCCTCAACTAACCTTCCATCCCTATTGCGAGCTACGAAGCTAGTACCAACCTGATATCAGTGATAGTtaattgcactaatataaatatCATAACGAAAAATGTGTTAGACACTATTAATATCTTTTAACATTTcttaattagttatattaaaaaaataaattagtaaaaattaaatttacgatccattgtattattttaaaaaatttaaatttaaattgtaatttaacaaaataaaatatctcatcaataacttatataaaatataatatttaaaataatattttggatAAAAATTACGGAACAGATAATTCTAATTAATTTAGGAATATATCATTATATCGTTATATATTTGGGGGCTTTTCTAGAGAGAGGGTAGTCAGagattagagagagagagagtgaccTTGAAGGGAAGACCAAATAGGATTTAGGGCTAGGGTTTTTGAGTACAGTTTGCTTTGTATTTTTCTGCAATGGAAGAGATTACGGATGGCGTCAACAACATGAATGTCGCAGATTCTCAAAAGAGGAACCGTATTCAGGTCTCCAATACAAAGAAGCCTCTTTTCTTCTACGTCAATTTGGCAAAGGTAAAACCCTAAACCTCACCCTGGTTTTTTAATTCTTTATGTACTCATCAAGTTTGatttgatttagggtttaggattaACAAGTGTTTCACATTTTATTTCCAATTTTCAGAGATACATGCAACAATACAATGAGGTCGAGCTCTCAGCCTTAGGAATGGGTATGGATATCCTAAAACTAATTTCTCTGTATTTTtcgttttgtatattttttactaGTGTTGGAAATATTAGGCTGAATCCAAATAAGCTCAAGCTCAGGTCACTAATTTTTTGGattaaaaaaagttatttgtTAACTTGAACAACTTGTACCTACAAGCTAATGTGACTTTTGATTACTTTTTTAATTGATATTGTACCAAACTTTTTTGTGTGAAGTACTATGAAACCTTCTTAGGAGCTGTTAGGTAAGCCTAAAATCTGTGATGGTCTTGACTAGATATTACCTGAGTACAGTCCATTAAATTTGTACTAGTTATTACTTTCAATAGAAAGGTAAAGATGGATGGGTTTTTATGACAAATACCAAGTATGGAAGATATTATAGTTTATTCTTTTCTTGGTGTTATTCcgtcttttatttttctatatggCTTTGACCTTGGTCTGGGCTGTGTCCTACCATGTTTGTTGTTACTATTTTTTGGATTTTGAATGAAGAAATTTCTTATTACAAACCAGAAAAGTAAAGGTAAGAGAATAATAGGGATGGTTTTTTAATGATTCTGactgtagaaaaattatataatggAAAGGTGGTAAATGGATTGAACCTTGTATTTTCTGTTTATAGGTGATTTGCGGTTTATATGTTTCTGTATATGCTATTATTTTGTTAGTTGCTATACTTTATGTGTTTTAATTTGTTTCTGGTTGTACCATTGCAGCTATTGCTACCGTAGTAACAATTGCAGAAATCCTAAAGAACAATGGGCTGGCTCTTGAGAAGAGTGAGACTAAAACTTCAATTTTGCTCTTGCTAGTTATTTGAAAGAAATGCTTTAAATAAGATCTCAATTTTTatgtattcttaaaataattgcAGAGATTATGACATCGACTGTTGATATAAAGGATGATTCTAGAGGGAGACCTGTCCAAAAAGCCAAGGTGACCTTTCTTGCAAAACCCTGGAGCATTTTGGCTACTTGAGAAGTgttcttaatatttaatgtcAGTTATACTAATAGTACATTTGTGACATTCTAACTTGGTTTTTCACTCCTTCCTAGATTGAGATATTGCTTGGGAAAACAGCAAATTTCGATGAATTGATGGCTGCCGCCCAAGAGGAGAAGGAAGCTAGAGAGGCCGCCGAGGAGCAGAGCTGATCAAAGATGTGACCTCATAGGACCACACCCTTTCACATTATGCGTTCTAGATCGattaattctcttttttttttttgccatttGTATCATCCAGCTTAGATTACGTTGTTACTACCTTACACCCTAGTGTACTTTTCACCATATTGGAACtacttgtttttttatttttacactttaaaacagtttttttttttgcattttttatggaattctacatagaaattcttattgcaactagcgctgcaacctaaattgcaacaaaaaatcgtacagaAATTCTTATTGCAACTAGGGCTGCAACtattttagaaattcaaaccgcaaattaaaaaaaaaaaaagttaaaaaaataatatacggggtaatttcccttttatttatttatttatttcttttaacttatttatattcCAAATCCGAAGCATTGAAATATAATCTTcgtatcattatttttttaattgttaatcGAAATGCCTATAATTAATTTCATGATCCCTTGGTTCAAAAGAATTATTAATTGTGTTATATTTGACTATATTTTAGAGAATAGTTTTTTTATAACGAAAAGGGGAGGACTTGCGAGGGGCTACCAGGTGGTGTGGCTCCTCTCTTTATGCGTAACCTTGAGATGAGAGCTTCTTGCCCACAAAATGTTGGCCAAGACCTTGGGCGGGTTGGCTCTACAGTCCACCTAAGATGATTTGGTCAGCACACAATTTTTTAACAGAGCAAGTTTTTTGTCACTAGACAACTTATCGTTTGTCTAGTCTAGAGATTTGTTAAAGGGTCTTATTGGTGCTCAATAATGTTCTTCGCTGTCTAACAATAATGTTCCATGTTAAATTCAACACAAAATAAACTCATCACACATTTGGCATCACTCTAATTTTGGCAATATAACTTACAAATTACAATGCTTATATATTGGGACTCAAAGAGTCAAAGGCCTCTTTCATGCAAACGAAAGTTAGAAACATGGCAATTAGGATTCTCTCTTCAAAATCCATATTCCTTCGCTCTTTCGTTACTACCCTTAAATTTTCTTCTGGTGCTCTACAACATTCAGACCTACGATTACCACCGTCGCCACCGGATATAGTGAACGATGTTTCCCGAGTTCTAAGCGACCACCGCAATCCCCACGATGACTTGGAACATTCACTCAATACATTTTCAACCCATGTATCAACAACAACAGTCGAACAAGTCCTTAAAAGGTGTAAAAATCTTGGCTTTTCTGCACACAGATTCTTTCTTTGGGCTAAAACAATTCCGGGTTTCCAACACAGTGTTGAGAGCTATCATATTTTGGTTGATGTCTTGGGAAGTAGCAAGCAATTTGCAATCTTGTGGGATCTTCTCATAGATATGAGAGAATCCAAGTGTTGTGAGATTAGTCCTCAGATTTTCCGGATTGTTTTTAGAGCATATAGTAGAGCTAATTTGCCTCGTGATGCCATTAGGGCATTTAATAGAATGGTGGAATTTGGAATCAAGCCTGGGGTTGATGATCTTGATCAGCTTTTGTATACTTTATGCAAAAGGAAGCATGTCAAGCATGCCCAtgaattttttgataaaatcaaAGGTGGGTTTGAGCCAAATGTGAAAACTTTTAGCATTTTGATCAGGGGTTGGGGTGATGTTGGTGATGGAAATCAAGCTCGTAAGGTGTTCGATGAAATGCTTGATACAAAATGCTTGGTTGATGTTCTTGCATACAATAGCTACTTGGAGGCCTTGTGTAAAGGAGGGAATTCTGATGAAGCTTACAAGATTTTTCGAGGCATGCCATCGAATGGAATTGAACCAGATGCTTGTACATACTCAGTCTTCATCAGAGCATACTGTGAAGCTAATGATATTCATTCAGTTTTTCGTGTGCTTGATAGAATGAGAAAGTGTAGTCTCTTGCCTAATGTGTTTACTTACAATTGTATCATTAAGAAACTGTTGAAAAATGAAAAGGTTGAAGAGGCTTATGAACTTTTAGATGAAATGATTGAATATGGTGTTAGACCAGATGCTTGGAGTTACAATGCTCTGCTTGCTTTCCATTGTGATCATAGTGAGGTTAATAGAGCTCTTAAGTTATTATCCAGAATGGAAAATGATAACTGTGTTCCTGATCGTCATAGCTATAATATGGTGCTCAAACTACTGATCAGGATAGGGAGATTCGATCGAATGGCTGCAGTTTGGGAGAATATGTCAGTGAAAGGGTATTATCCTTCTGCTTCAACTTATTCTGTCATGATTCATGGTCTGTGCAAGAAGAAAGGTAAGCTAGAGGAGGCTTGTAAGTATTTTGAGATGATGGTAGATGAAGGAATACCGCCATATTCATCTACCGTCGAGATGTTGAGGAATCGGCTTTTAGGCTTGGGGCTCCTTGAACAGATTGAGATACTTGCTTGTAAAATGGAACGAAGTACTTCTTGCTCAATACAAGAGTTTGCAAATGCCATGAGAGGCAATAGGCCCTTTAAAGCATCAAGAAATGAAGAAAGTGAGTTTGAAAGTGACTGAAGATTATAGGTTTACTTTGTTGTACTGAAGTGTCTTGGATAGGTTTACATGATTCATCGAAACAAATGATACTGCATTTTAAGTTTTAAGCTGTGTTAACAAGTTTGACAGGAAAAACCAATAGTTGTAGTAAACACCCTTGTTGTCAAATGTTGGATTATTTGCTAAcaagaagaaaaatggtgtgAAATTTCCAACTACATGATTGATTTTAGTCTCAGCCTTCCTTTGTGTATGTAATTTGGATAATGTTAACATGATCAGTCTTTCTCTGAGATCTTGAAATGAAAGTTGAGATGATTACATCGGTgtaaaattttctttctttgagaCCAAACTTAAACCTGGCATTATTGTGGCCAATGAAGACTATTTTTCATCAAACAAGGATAATGGCATTGGCTGTATTAAAGAGTTTATAGAAATATTCACAGTTGAACcattattactttttattaatctattaaATACAATTAATATAATGTCTGAAAAAAAAcgcaatattatatttttattctcactatttatttaaatattgagaatgctattttttttttatacacaaTATCACTATTTGACAAGTGCtataaataattaacaattttatatataattattaaattaaaatatatgagtctaatttattaaaaaaaattatatataattaatatttaattacactaataaaaattataagtatGATTAATacctttaaataataaataagtaaccactattttcaaaaataatttttttgatcaATATTCTcatcttattttgtttttattgttttgatgGAAAACATTCcaaactaatttaatttctCCATTTTAAATGACCTTAAAACTACATGTCGTATTTCAAATGGAAACGACATTATTTTGCAGAAAGAGGAAACAGAGAATTGTCGTTTTAGATCTTAAGTCCAACGACTCAAGCGAAGGAAGAAACAAACCATTTCGCAAAGTCGGTGATGCAGAATCCGATCGACTATGGTCCACAACTCATTCCTAAGCCATAGAAATTTTCAGTTTCGTCTCTGAGTTTGAGGAGTTTTCTGTGTGTGATCTGATTGTGAATCTGAGTGTTACCCGAAAATGGTGGTGAGAATATCAGTGAAGCCCACCTTAGGCATAGCGGTAGTTGCTCTCTCTTTTTCCTTCCTCTTGCTTCTCTTCTCGTTCTATTCTCCATCATCTCAAACTTTACTTTCTACAACTTCACAACAACTGTAAGTACTAATTTCGTAATGGGGTTTTTGATTTCTTGATTCAAATCTTACATCTTACTACTGTACATGCATATTTGGTGGATTACAATCCAAGGATAAGAATTGAGTTTTGGATCGTGAGTTCTGCAATATTGTTTTTATTGggtttgttgattttatgtgcTGAATCTTTTGAACGCAGAGGAGAAAAGGGTATTTGGAATGTAAGGAGGATGTTTGAATGGAGACCTTGCAAGTGGTGGCTACAAGGACATCTTCCAGGTATTTGAAAATTCTCTTGCTTTTGTTTTTTCAGTTATTTCAAGTGTGCTTTTGTTTGCATATGTTAGAAAAAATGAAGTTT is a window from the Cannabis sativa cultivar Pink pepper isolate KNU-18-1 chromosome 1, ASM2916894v1, whole genome shotgun sequence genome containing:
- the LOC133039195 gene encoding uncharacterized protein At2g34160-like isoform X1; the encoded protein is MEEITDGVNNMNVADSQKRNRIQVSNTKKPLFFYVNLAKRYMQQYNEVELSALGMAIATVVTIAEILKNNGLALEKKIMTSTVDIKDDSRGRPVQKAKIEILLGKTANFDELMAAAQEEKEAREAAEEQS
- the LOC133039192 gene encoding pentatricopeptide repeat-containing protein At1g52640, mitochondrial, with translation MQTKVRNMAIRILSSKSIFLRSFVTTLKFSSGALQHSDLRLPPSPPDIVNDVSRVLSDHRNPHDDLEHSLNTFSTHVSTTTVEQVLKRCKNLGFSAHRFFLWAKTIPGFQHSVESYHILVDVLGSSKQFAILWDLLIDMRESKCCEISPQIFRIVFRAYSRANLPRDAIRAFNRMVEFGIKPGVDDLDQLLYTLCKRKHVKHAHEFFDKIKGGFEPNVKTFSILIRGWGDVGDGNQARKVFDEMLDTKCLVDVLAYNSYLEALCKGGNSDEAYKIFRGMPSNGIEPDACTYSVFIRAYCEANDIHSVFRVLDRMRKCSLLPNVFTYNCIIKKLLKNEKVEEAYELLDEMIEYGVRPDAWSYNALLAFHCDHSEVNRALKLLSRMENDNCVPDRHSYNMVLKLLIRIGRFDRMAAVWENMSVKGYYPSASTYSVMIHGLCKKKGKLEEACKYFEMMVDEGIPPYSSTVEMLRNRLLGLGLLEQIEILACKMERSTSCSIQEFANAMRGNRPFKASRNEESEFESD